In the genome of Arvicola amphibius chromosome 2, mArvAmp1.2, whole genome shotgun sequence, the window tgtctgtgtgcatgtctgctccacatgtgtacctggtgcccacataAGCAATCAGAGGGCTTCggaccccctggaactagagtaatagatgattgtgagcttccatgtggatgctgagactagaacctgggtcctccacaagagcaagtactcttaaccactgaccgtCCCTCtggtccctttctgtctcttttgaaTTTTACCACCCTGACCAGATCCACCCTTGATGGGTGTGTCtagcaggagctgaggcagacagGTTTCTCTAGTGATACCGGGGATGCTAATAAAGAGGTACaaccgggtagtggtggcacatgcctttaatcccgaaAGAGAAAAGGGTACAGAGTAGTGAGCCTTCTGTTCTGAATGGAGCTGGAGACATCAGGGAGGTGAGTtcgctgggctgggctggggtgggggcggcATTGTTCGGAGGATGACACCTCTGGGTCTTGAGAAGAGGAACTGAGGCCAAGGAGAATAGGGGAAACCCTGCTGTCATTGGTTTCCCATTTCTTCCCTGCTGGGCTCTGGCGCCAGGCTGGGCTCTGCTGGCTCAATACATTGTAGTGACTGGGTCTATGCCCGCAAATGGAGGCAGGGATTATATGAAGACTATTAGGCTagagttgatttttattttactacttGGGTGGAGACCCAAGAAAGGTCTTGAATTTTATAACTGTACATGCAAAGGTCCTGGCCAAGTTATTGTCTCCTGTGTCTCACTCTgctgcttcctccctcctcccctccctccctaacCTCTAGCAAGCCCGCCTGTACCTTGCAGACATTCACCACTGTGCTGGCTGGCTAGTCTGAGTCTGGCCATGACATGTCCGAAGCCTGTGGGTGGGCAGCCATGAGGGCAGGGCAGGCTTGACTAAGAGATGGATTCTTCCAGTTGCTCTTGGACCGTGACACTGGCTGGAAGAGGAATGCTGTGTAACTGAGCCAGGAACCAACTCGGAGCCATTTGCCTGTACGTGCTCGGTCGGTGAACCGACAGCTCTGAGCCCAGGAATACCAAGTCCTGAAAAAACGGGCACAGAGAGGATGAGTATGGGGGAGAGCACCTCAGCTCCCTTCCACACAACCTCAGATGCCATCAGGGttatttcctccttttctgtcGTGGACTATGTGGTGTTTGGCCTGTTgctccttctctccctcattaTTGGGCTCTATCATGCTTGCCGTGGATGGGGCCGTCATACTGTTGGTGAATTGCTGCTGGCAGACCGCAAAATGGGCTGCCTTCCTGTGGCACTGTCCCTGCTGGCCACCTTCCAGTCAGCAGTAGCCATCCTGGGGGCACCAGCTGAGATCTACCGATTCGGAACCCAGTATTGGTTCCTGGGATGCTCCTACTTCCTGGGACTTCTGATCCCTGCTCACATCTTCATCCCAGTCTTCTACCGCCTGCATCTTACCAGTGCCTATGAGGTAAACAGGAAAGGCATGGAGAAGGGGATAGGTACCTAAGATTGTGACTCGGGTTCCACCAAAGAATGACTGCCCCAAGTAGCTCTTTTtcctgggggaggagggtggagagtGCCATGCCTAGGGGGTCCAGAGTATATGTTCTGCATATTTTCTTGTGTTACTAGGCCTCTTGAGGAAAGAGGTTATGTATTATGAGGGTTGGAGTCACAAAATGCCATGTCTTAAAAGGCACATAAATTCTTTGTACTTGTATCTAGTACTTGGAGCTCCGCTTTAACAAAGTAGTGAGGATCCTTGGAACTGTGACCTTCATCTTTCAGATGGTAGGTGGgcctggggcaggggagggcTGAACTCGGGCCTTCAGAGTTGGGATGGCGCTTTCCCTGTGATTAAAATTCCTGTGAGTGACTAGTTGGTCAAGTCCCTGATGGTATCCTGTCCAATGCCACTGTAGATATGACAGTAGTGGCAAGCCAGGTTTCGGGAGGCGTTAGAGGGAAGTAAGCCCAAGCCTTGGGGACACTGTCTTTCCACCTGTGTCTCTTCACCCTTCACACCCTTCCCATCTCCCACAGGTGATCTACATGGGCGTTGCTCTCTACGCACCGTCCTTGGCCCTCAATGCAGGTGAGGAGTCACGGTCCCTGACTTCTGGCCTTggcaggctggagaaatggtgctAGGAGGGGCAGAGGAGGTGGTGTGCTAGAGAACTAATTCATGACAGGGCTCTTGGTCTCCACCAGGGGTAGAAGGGGACTTCCTTCACCTCGGTCAAAAGTTGATCAAACATTATCATGCCACACCTGAACTGGTTAATCAACATTTCGGTGGAGCTCTGTTTTTCTGTATtgagaaatgatttatttctcctttaatgACTAATTGCTTCCATGTTGtgatgggttttctttgtttttgttttgttttgttttgttttgttttgtcttgtttttgagacaaagtccctatgtagtcctggctgtcctggcactctgcTGTATAGACCACATAGACTCCCAGagacctacctgtctctgcctcccagaatgctgggattaaagtcatgtgacaACCCCAGCGGGCTCATCTCTATGATTTGAGTAGCCGTCCTCACCAGGGTTGCTCTGGAAAACCTACCAGAGGTAGGATTGTGACGTTTGTCTGTTCTCAGTGACAGGATTTGATCTGTGGCTGTCAGTCCTGGCCCTCGGAATTGTCTGCAACATCTACACTGCGCTGGTAATTGCAGTTTTCCTGGGTGACAGCGGGaagatgggagaaggaaaagaagggctagagataaaaaagaaatgggatgcAGTTCCAGGGTGAGGCGGAGAAGGCAGAGTGACTAACAGTTTCAGGGGTTATGCAAGGGCTTTCTTGGTAGTGTAATGTCCACCCTCTCCAGTTGATTTGGCATTTGTAACGgatgtgatattttttttcttgtagggTGGGCTCAAGGCTGTCATTTGGACAGATGTGTTCCAAACGCTGGTCATGTTCCTAGGGCAGCTGGTGGTTATCATTGTAGGCTCGGCCAGAGTGGGCGGCTTGGGTCATGTATGGAATGTGTCTTCCCAGTATGGCCGCATCTCTGGGATTGAGTAAGTCTGCTTCCTCGACTGTGGTACCTGTAGCGTCTAGGGGCCAAGTCCATTTCAGCCTGGTCTCGGGCTTTAGTAAGCAGAGAGAAAGCTGGCAGCACCATAGGCAGACAGTCCATACTGCAGAGGGAGAAAGCGATCATGGGTGTAGAGGCCTGGACGTTGCCTGGATGCACATCTGAGATGAGGTGGCTGTGGCAGTGACCGGGTATCTCTGTTGTAGGCTGGATCCTGACCCCTTTGTGCGTCATACTTTCTGGACTTTGGCCTTTGGGGGGGTTTTCATGATGCTGTCCTTGTATGGAGTGAATCAGGCTCAGGTGCAGCGCTACCTCAGCTCCCGCTCAGAGAAAGCTGCTATTCTGTAAGTGCGGGGATGGGGTCCCTGGGAGCAGTGGGGTGGGACAGGATTCAGAGTGCCTTCCTCTTTGTTGGGGGCTTTCTGGAGGTTCAGGAGGGCACGTCTAACAGTGTCTGTTAATGTCATCTCTGTCTTCTGGCACTGATCTTTTGCAGTTCCTGCTATGCAGTGTTCCCCTGCCAGCAAGTGTCCCTGTGCATGAGCTCCCTCATTGGTCTGGTCATGTTTGCCTATTATAAGAAATATACTATGAGCCCCCAGCAAGAGCAAGCAG includes:
- the Slc5a6 gene encoding sodium-dependent multivitamin transporter yields the protein MSMGESTSAPFHTTSDAIRVISSFSVVDYVVFGLLLLLSLIIGLYHACRGWGRHTVGELLLADRKMGCLPVALSLLATFQSAVAILGAPAEIYRFGTQYWFLGCSYFLGLLIPAHIFIPVFYRLHLTSAYEYLELRFNKVVRILGTVTFIFQMVIYMGVALYAPSLALNAVTGFDLWLSVLALGIVCNIYTALGGLKAVIWTDVFQTLVMFLGQLVVIIVGSARVGGLGHVWNVSSQYGRISGIELDPDPFVRHTFWTLAFGGVFMMLSLYGVNQAQVQRYLSSRSEKAAILSCYAVFPCQQVSLCMSSLIGLVMFAYYKKYTMSPQQEQAAPDQLVLYFVMDLLKDMPGLPGLFVACLFSGSLSTISSAFNSLATVTMEDLIQPWFPEMTETRAILLSRSLAFAYGLICLGMAYISSHLGSVLQAALSIFGMVGGPLLGLFCLGMFFPCANPLGAIVGLLTGLTMAFWIGIGSIVSRMSSSVASPPINGSGSFLPSNLTITTMTTLMPSTTLSKPTGLQRFYSLSYLWYSAHNSTTVIVVGLIVSLLTGGMRGRTLNPGTIYPVLPKLLSLLPLSCQKRLRWRSYSQDVPVVPPLFPEKMRNGMLQDSRDKERMAEDGLVHQPCSPTYIVQETSL